The DNA window TTCTTGCCGGTCATGTGCCTCTCCAGCTTGCCGTCAGGCCAAGCCCGCTCAACCCTTGGATCGAGCGGGCAGCCAACACCATTTCAGTACATCCGTGAAATGGCGCGAAGGGCTTAGGCTAGCGAGAGGTTCTCTGCGCTGGTCTTGCCCCGCATCTTGTCGGCCTTGACTTCGAAGTTCACCTTCTGGCCTTCGGCCAGACCGGTAAGACCCGCCCGTTCGACCGCACTGATATGTACGAACACGTCATTGCCGCCGTCATTAGGCTGGATGAATCCGAAGCCCTTTTGGCCATTGAACCACTTAACTGTGCCTGTCGGCATGTCTCTTCTCCAAAGCGCGCACGCGCAAAAACTCGCATGACCATCACGCGATTCAATTCAATTTTGACGATGTCACTGGAAAAAGAGCCCGCAGGCGCGTTCAACAAGGCACAGCGGCTAATCGAATGTCGCCAATCTATAGACTTTTGATTGAAAATACAACCCCGTTGAAACGTGGTTGGGTGCGTATCGCCCGGGGGTTGGGCCGTTTTCGGCGCCGAGTAAACAGGCCGGCCGGCTGCGTGCAAACGTGCCATTTGGGCAACATTGCGGCGTAAAATACAATCTGGGCTGGTAGCCGCTGTCTTCACACCAGAATTTCATGCAGAACGCGGTTGGCGCTTTTTTGATCATGCTGGGGACTGGAAATGCAGCGTTTTGCCATCGTCGGGGCGGGATTACTTTCGATTGCTGGATTTATCGGCGCAGCATCCGCGGCTGATCTGGCGGCTCGTCCATACACCAAGGCTCCGCCGATGGCCGAAGCCGTCTACAATTGGACCGGCTTCTATGTCGGCGTTAACGGCGGCGGCGGCTGGGGACACACGGGTGAATTTTCCACCCTGTTTGGGACGACCACCAGCCACGATACGTCGGGGGCACTGGCAGGCGGTCAGGTCGGCTACAACTGGCAGGCTGGAGCGTGGGTGTTCGGCGTCGAGGCCGACGGCGATTGGGCCAACATCAGCGGGTCCGCGCCTTGCCCAAGCCCGATAGCCTCTTGCGCATCCAATACGCGTGACCTGGCCTCGTTTCGCGGACGGGTCGGCTGGGCAACCGGACCGGTGCTGCTCTACGCAACGGGCGGATTAGGGTATGCCAACGCACATTACAGCGCCCTGTCGGTTGTGGGCGCGTTGCCCGCTCCGGGGACGACGGGCGTCTACAATGCCGATCGTTGGGGCTATGCGGTCGGTGCCGGCCTCGAATATGGCTTCGCTGCCAACTGGAGCGCCAAGATCGAGTACATGCACTACGACTTCGACTCCGTAACCTCGCCGGCAGGAACCCTTGGCGATCCCATTGCGCTCAGCTTGCGCGTGGATACCGTCAAAGCCGGCGTCAACTACCGCTTCGGCTGGGGCGGCCCGGTGGTCGCGAAATACTGACCTGGATTTCTCCGCAGACAAAGAAAAAGCCCCGGGCATCGTCCGGGGCTTTTTTATTCTCGCGCGGATCGCCATACCCGATCGTTCACCAGTCGTTGAGGAAAGGTGATTGAACCTGTTGGGCCGTCCCTGAGTCGTAACCACTGGGTCGGGGGTTAGAGGGATGGTATGTCCGAGTCACCGGATTTCAGGAAATGGGCTGCCCGGGTCGCCCGCCAGGCCGACAAGGAGCGGGACGCCAGCGAAGCCCATCGCCTGATGAGCATTGCCGAATACTGGGTAAGGCTTGCCGACATTGAGGATTGGCAGCGCGACAGTCAGGCCGGCGACAACGCCACCACGCACTAGGTGGTGTGGACTCTAAGGATTCCCTTTTAGGAGCAAATCAGATTCAAGGCTGCTTTTTGGGAGGCAGCCTTGGGTGTGATGGACCGTTTGGTTTTGAGCGACGCGGCGTGGGAGCGGATGGCGCCGCTGATCATAGGTCGGCCCGACCAGAAAGGGTCGACTGGACGCGACAACCGGATGTTCGTGGAGGGCGTGCTGTGGATCGTGCGTACGGGCTCTCCCTGGCGTGATCTTCCGGAGACGTTCGGGGATTGGAACAGCGTATTCCGGCGCTTCAGTCGATGGAGCATCAAGGGTGTTTGGTGGCGGATCTTCGAGGCGATGTCCGATGATCCGGACTTCGAATATCTGGTCATGGACTCCACCATCGTTCGGGCGCATCAGCACGCGGCCGGGGCGAAAAAAGGGGGTCTGAAGATCAGGCGCTCGGCCGCTCGCGCGGTGGCCTGAGCACCAAGATACATATGGCCGTTCGCGGCTTGGGATGTCCCGTGCGGTTCACGCTTACCGCGGGTCAGAAG is part of the Bradyrhizobium canariense genome and encodes:
- a CDS encoding cold-shock protein, with protein sequence MPTGTVKWFNGQKGFGFIQPNDGGNDVFVHISAVERAGLTGLAEGQKVNFEVKADKMRGKTSAENLSLA
- a CDS encoding outer membrane protein, with the protein product MQRFAIVGAGLLSIAGFIGAASAADLAARPYTKAPPMAEAVYNWTGFYVGVNGGGGWGHTGEFSTLFGTTTSHDTSGALAGGQVGYNWQAGAWVFGVEADGDWANISGSAPCPSPIASCASNTRDLASFRGRVGWATGPVLLYATGGLGYANAHYSALSVVGALPAPGTTGVYNADRWGYAVGAGLEYGFAANWSAKIEYMHYDFDSVTSPAGTLGDPIALSLRVDTVKAGVNYRFGWGGPVVAKY